The following are from one region of the Stigmatella ashevillena genome:
- a CDS encoding chondroitinase-B domain-containing protein: MLKPVVLLLLLASPALARQVNVSSVSQLQTALAGAQAGDDIVLADGTYAVNANLSCTAHGTEQAPITVRAQNRLGALIRLNAVEGFKVSGAYWSFDGLDIQGVCADDNTCEHAFHVTGRAEHFVLRNSRVRDFNAQLKVNASQNGATWEIPHRGLIERNELADTRPRVTSNPVTKLNIDTGDNWVVRDNLIRDFHKNAGNSISYGAFMKSGGNNGVFERNLVLCTRDVATGGIRIGLSFGGGGTGNAFCAPNFNPNVTCDPEHSGGTMRNNVIANCSDVGIYLNKARSTQVLFNTLVATSGVDFRFASSTGSAHGNVLAGNLRGREGGTFEAGTNLLNVSSATFSGWYQEPLKGNLTIQGNVSMLIGAAAARAQVVDDFCGQPRPAQGAYTLGALEHSLGDCPGWPTDGGSPSPGGETGDGGVDGGSPSPVDSGVVSDGGAGAEGPSDDEEASGGCGCSSGLEGSATLLLAALGLLALSSHRRV; encoded by the coding sequence ATGCTCAAGCCCGTTGTGCTCCTGCTGCTCCTCGCCTCCCCCGCGCTGGCCCGGCAGGTGAATGTCTCCTCGGTGTCCCAGCTCCAGACGGCCCTCGCGGGCGCGCAAGCCGGTGATGACATCGTCCTTGCGGATGGCACCTATGCGGTGAACGCCAACCTGAGCTGCACGGCGCATGGGACGGAGCAGGCGCCCATTACCGTGCGCGCTCAAAACCGGCTGGGTGCCCTCATCCGCCTCAATGCGGTGGAGGGCTTCAAGGTCTCCGGTGCCTACTGGAGCTTCGACGGGCTCGACATCCAGGGCGTCTGCGCGGACGACAATACCTGCGAACATGCCTTCCACGTCACGGGCCGCGCCGAGCACTTCGTCCTGCGAAACAGCCGGGTGCGCGACTTCAACGCGCAGCTCAAGGTGAATGCCTCCCAGAACGGAGCCACGTGGGAGATTCCCCACCGTGGCCTCATCGAGCGCAACGAGCTGGCCGACACCCGCCCCCGGGTGACTTCCAATCCGGTGACGAAGCTCAACATCGATACCGGCGACAATTGGGTTGTCCGCGACAACCTTATCCGCGACTTCCACAAGAACGCCGGGAACTCCATCTCCTACGGCGCCTTCATGAAGAGCGGCGGCAACAACGGCGTGTTCGAGCGAAACCTCGTGCTGTGCACCCGGGATGTCGCCACCGGCGGCATACGCATTGGGCTGTCCTTCGGAGGCGGCGGGACGGGCAATGCCTTCTGCGCGCCGAACTTCAATCCCAACGTGACGTGCGATCCCGAGCACAGCGGCGGCACGATGCGCAACAACGTCATCGCCAACTGCTCGGACGTCGGCATCTACCTGAACAAGGCCCGCTCCACGCAGGTGCTCTTCAATACCCTCGTTGCCACCTCGGGCGTGGACTTCCGCTTTGCCTCCAGCACGGGCTCCGCGCACGGCAACGTGCTGGCGGGGAACCTGCGCGGCCGGGAGGGTGGCACTTTCGAGGCCGGCACCAACCTGCTCAACGTGAGCTCGGCCACCTTCTCTGGCTGGTACCAGGAGCCTCTGAAGGGGAACCTCACGATTCAAGGGAACGTGTCCATGTTGATCGGCGCTGCGGCGGCCCGGGCTCAGGTCGTGGATGATTTCTGCGGCCAGCCCCGGCCGGCCCAGGGCGCGTACACGCTGGGGGCCCTGGAGCACTCGCTTGGGGATTGCCCGGGATGGCCCACCGATGGAGGCAGCCCGTCTCCCGGGGGGGAGACCGGCGATGGGGGCGTGGACGGGGGCAGCCCTTCTCCCGTGGACTCGGGGGTGGTCAGCGATGGGGGAGCGGGCGCGGAGGGTCCTTCCGATGATGAGGAAGCTTCCGGTGGGTGCGGCTGCTCCTCGGGTCTAGAGGGGAGCGCCACGCTCCTTCTGGCGGCCCTGGGGCTTCTTGCACTCTCCAGCCACCGGAGGGTGTAG
- a CDS encoding excinuclease ABC subunit UvrA, whose product MSRLPVVPSRQQPADSHDLIRVQGARENNLKDVSVELPKRRLTVFTGVSGSGKSSLVFGTIAAESQRLINETYSAFVQGFMPTQARPEVDVLEGLTTAIIVDQERMGANSRSTVGTATDANALLRVVFSRLGKPHIGSANAFSFNVPSVRAVGQISIEKGAGKAEKTEKRVFTVAGGMCPRCEGMGSVTDIDLSQLYDDTKSLAEGALTIPGYNADGWQVRIFTASGFLDPDKPIRRYTKRELHDFLYREPTKVKIENINMTYEGLVPKLQKSFLSKDVDALQPHIRAFVERAVTFTACPECGGTRLNEAARSSRIKKINIADACAMQINELAEWVRGLDEPSVAPLLATLQQTLDSFVEIGLGYLSLDRSAGTLSGGEAQRTKMIRHLGSSLTDVTYVFDEPTIGLHPHDIQRMNDLLLRLRDKGNTVLVVEHKPEVIAIADHVVDLGPGAGTAGGEVVFEGTVDALRASGSLTGRHLNDRTSLKPSVRTPSGVMEVRGARTHNLKDVKVDIPLGVLVVVTGVAGSGKSSLIHGSVCGRDGVVSVDQTPIRGSRRSNPATYTDLLEPIRKAFAKANGVKPALFSANSEGACPTCNGAGVIYTDLGMMAGVTTVCEECEGRRFQASVLDYRLGGLNIAEVLDLSVEDAVGFFGTGEARTPAAHAILQRMADVGIGYLRLGQPLTTLSGGERQRLKLATHMGTDGGVYVLDEPTTGLHLADLEQLLGLLDRLVDSGKSVIVIEHHQVVMAHADWIIDLGPGAGHDGGRIVFEGTPADLVAAKATLTGKHLAAFVGSRPKADPPGRR is encoded by the coding sequence ATGAGCCGCTTGCCGGTAGTGCCCTCTCGCCAGCAGCCCGCAGACAGCCACGACCTGATCCGCGTTCAAGGTGCCCGGGAGAACAACCTGAAGGATGTGAGCGTCGAGCTCCCCAAGCGGCGGCTGACGGTGTTCACTGGCGTCTCGGGATCGGGCAAGTCATCGCTGGTGTTCGGCACCATCGCGGCGGAGTCACAGCGGCTGATCAACGAGACTTACAGCGCGTTCGTGCAGGGGTTCATGCCGACGCAGGCCCGGCCCGAGGTCGACGTCCTGGAAGGGCTGACGACCGCGATCATCGTCGACCAGGAGCGGATGGGCGCCAACTCCCGTTCGACGGTTGGCACTGCCACCGACGCGAATGCGCTGCTGCGGGTGGTCTTCAGTCGCCTCGGCAAACCCCACATCGGCTCTGCCAACGCCTTCTCCTTCAACGTCCCATCGGTCCGCGCGGTAGGGCAGATCTCGATCGAGAAGGGCGCTGGGAAGGCCGAGAAGACCGAGAAACGCGTGTTCACGGTCGCTGGCGGCATGTGTCCGCGGTGCGAAGGCATGGGCTCGGTGACCGATATCGACCTGTCCCAGTTGTACGATGACACGAAGTCGCTCGCCGAGGGCGCGCTCACCATCCCGGGCTACAACGCCGACGGCTGGCAGGTGCGCATCTTCACGGCCTCGGGCTTCCTCGACCCGGACAAGCCGATCCGGCGCTACACCAAGCGGGAACTCCACGACTTCCTCTATCGAGAGCCCACCAAGGTCAAGATCGAGAACATCAACATGACCTACGAGGGCTTGGTCCCCAAGCTCCAGAAGTCGTTCCTGTCCAAGGACGTCGACGCGCTGCAGCCGCACATCCGTGCGTTCGTCGAGCGGGCGGTGACGTTCACCGCTTGTCCTGAGTGCGGCGGCACCCGGCTCAACGAGGCCGCCCGGTCCTCCAGGATCAAGAAGATCAACATCGCCGACGCCTGTGCGATGCAGATCAACGAGCTGGCCGAGTGGGTGCGCGGTCTGGACGAGCCGTCCGTCGCGCCGCTGCTGGCGACGTTGCAGCAGACGCTCGACTCGTTCGTGGAGATCGGTCTGGGCTATCTCAGCCTCGACCGGTCGGCGGGGACGCTGTCGGGCGGCGAGGCGCAGCGCACCAAGATGATCCGACACCTCGGGTCGTCGCTCACCGACGTGACCTACGTGTTCGACGAGCCGACGATCGGGCTGCACCCGCACGACATTCAGCGGATGAACGACTTGCTGCTGCGGCTGCGCGACAAGGGCAACACCGTCCTCGTGGTCGAGCACAAGCCGGAGGTGATCGCGATCGCCGACCACGTCGTCGACCTCGGCCCCGGCGCCGGCACAGCCGGCGGCGAAGTGGTTTTCGAGGGCACCGTTGACGCGCTGCGGGCCAGCGGCTCTCTCACCGGGCGTCACCTGAATGACCGGACCTCCCTGAAGCCGTCGGTGAGGACACCGTCGGGTGTGATGGAGGTGCGCGGCGCCCGAACCCACAACCTGAAGGACGTCAAGGTCGACATCCCGCTCGGGGTGCTGGTGGTGGTGACCGGCGTGGCCGGGTCGGGCAAAAGTTCACTGATCCACGGCTCGGTGTGTGGCCGGGACGGGGTGGTGTCGGTCGACCAGACTCCGATCCGGGGCTCGCGGCGGAGCAACCCGGCGACGTACACCGATCTGCTGGAGCCGATCCGCAAGGCGTTCGCGAAGGCCAACGGCGTGAAGCCCGCACTGTTCAGCGCCAACTCCGAGGGGGCCTGTCCGACCTGTAATGGCGCCGGGGTCATCTACACCGACCTGGGGATGATGGCCGGCGTCACCACGGTCTGCGAGGAGTGCGAGGGTCGACGGTTCCAGGCGTCGGTGTTGGACTACCGGCTCGGCGGGCTCAACATCGCCGAGGTGCTTGACCTGTCGGTCGAAGACGCGGTCGGCTTCTTCGGCACCGGTGAGGCGCGTACGCCGGCCGCGCACGCGATCCTGCAGCGCATGGCCGACGTGGGGATCGGCTACCTGCGGCTCGGCCAACCCCTCACCACGCTGTCGGGTGGCGAGCGGCAGCGGCTCAAGCTCGCGACGCACATGGGTACCGACGGCGGCGTCTACGTGCTCGACGAGCCGACCACCGGGCTGCATCTGGCCGACCTCGAGCAGTTGCTCGGGCTGCTGGACCGGCTGGTCGACTCCGGCAAGTCGGTCATCGTGATCGAGCACCACCAGGTGGTGATGGCGCACGCCGACTGGATCATCGATCTGGGGCCGGGCGCGGGCCACGACGGCGGGCGGATCGTGTTCGAAGGCACCCCGGCCGACCTGGTGGCGGCGAAGGCGACGCTGACCGGCAAGCACCTGGCGGCATTCGTCGGCAGCCGTCCGAAGGCTGACCCACCTGGCCGCAGGTAA
- a CDS encoding SRPBCC family protein, producing the protein MNPVDNTAPSQTESISFEFDLNHSPQKVWRALTDPVLLTEWLLPVVELKLESGAAFTFKTQPYPGWDGVVNCRILEIEAHRKLSYAWNVPFLDTVVTFTLTPTASGTRLSLVQSGFKPDQKQNFGGARYGWKMMGGKLVDLLERLS; encoded by the coding sequence ATGAACCCCGTCGACAACACCGCCCCATCTCAAACCGAATCCATTTCATTCGAATTTGATTTGAATCATTCGCCGCAGAAGGTGTGGCGCGCGCTCACCGATCCCGTGCTGCTCACCGAGTGGCTCCTGCCCGTCGTCGAACTCAAGCTCGAGTCGGGGGCCGCGTTCACGTTCAAGACGCAGCCGTACCCCGGGTGGGATGGCGTCGTGAACTGCCGGATCCTCGAGATTGAAGCGCATCGGAAGCTCAGCTACGCGTGGAACGTCCCTTTCCTCGACACCGTCGTGACCTTCACGCTTACGCCCACGGCGTCGGGCACGCGCCTGTCCCTCGTGCAGTCGGGCTTCAAGCCGGACCAGAAGCAGAACTTCGGTGGCGCGCGCTACGGCTGGAAGATGATGGGCGGGAAGCTCGTCGACCTGCTCGAGAGGCTCTCATGA
- a CDS encoding ArsR/SmtB family transcription factor — protein MAENKIFQALADPSRRAIFESLTRGEAAVKDLTARFDISQPAISQHLATLKDAGLVNGRRDGRCVYYRVEPRGMKPLIDWIAHYRAFWTEHVDRLEQLLEKMDE, from the coding sequence GTGGCCGAAAACAAGATTTTCCAGGCACTGGCGGATCCCAGCCGCCGGGCGATCTTCGAGTCGCTCACGCGCGGCGAAGCGGCGGTGAAGGACCTCACGGCGCGCTTTGACATCTCGCAGCCGGCGATTTCGCAGCATCTCGCCACTTTGAAAGATGCCGGCCTGGTGAACGGTCGGCGCGACGGGCGCTGTGTCTACTACCGGGTGGAGCCACGCGGGATGAAGCCGCTCATCGACTGGATCGCGCACTACCGAGCCTTCTGGACAGAGCACGTCGATCGCCTTGAACAACTGCTGGAGAAAATGGACGAATGA
- a CDS encoding CHAT domain-containing tetratricopeptide repeat protein translates to MRQFFDCLLAVFLCWAFAGHASEAPLDARLAEAQSHFDEASRLRAAGQYSNALPRIERALALREAVLGESHPDVASCLILMGDIHWQQGDLVTTEPLFLRALAIREAAFGKSHPEVAQPLNGLASIYIDQGLYDQAEPLCLRAIAIQEAAPNDKHPGFALSLNNLAKLYHEQGLYGQAEPFYLRALAILDAPLGKSHPHVVLPLTNLATLYTHQGAYSRAEPLLLRALSIQEATLGNNHPSLVITLINLGNLYSNQGLYDRAEPLFLRSHSLAETALGKNHTSVATALNNLAVIYQDQGLYDRAVLSLQRALAIWEASLGSQHPVVATALSNLAVLYSNQGLYDQAEALLQRVLSLSETAFDKHHPLIAESLHNLANLYSLQGLYAQAEPLHRRALALREASLGHSHPLVAASLHSLAVLYQSRGLYGRAAPLHQRSIALREAAFGHAHPDVALSLNHLAQLRLAQHRLSDALPLLSRSFSMSERRLRREALDFSESRLSSFLSHLRSDEQRLYSLLRDHPRDARVQRLALSAALLLKGRSVSETAHISRTLLLSLSAEDRDSFERLRSLRTQLASLSFSGPGDLSPEAYQQRLQSFALEGDSLETELAKRSAPLRALSSLPSPDDIVHRVASSLPKDSALVEFIAYKDSPLLPSPDTASRMRYLALVLFPNSSIRSVDLGPSSPIDLAASRLRDALADQDASFQSSSQELYRRAFLPLLPLLGSTRRLFLSPDSQLNLVPFSALHDGHAFLLDSFDFSYLTSGRELLPRPQDLIPSSSIFVLADPDFAAPSPAPPPGAPPSPTRSPLPNSLQRFFSTPHLDVLREAWVSLPGTRLEAQAIQRLLPQAQLFLGSDASKERLLDLPTPGILHLATHGFFLGNSPSSPDSRGLAFVDSLGGPPAPQQEPLLNSGLVLSGALSSAPDASSLRSEASLVTALELAGLNLWGTQLVVLSACDTGRGEIHLGQGVFGLRRALVAAGAETVLVSLWKVNDDSTRLLMDLYYRNLLNGLGRASALREAMRVFWTTHPHPHDWAPFIALGSDAPLRAISPALPPKPKALTVRRHSSSTTCVER, encoded by the coding sequence ATGCGTCAATTCTTCGATTGTCTGTTGGCCGTCTTCCTTTGCTGGGCATTCGCAGGACACGCCAGCGAGGCTCCGCTCGATGCTCGGCTGGCCGAGGCCCAGTCTCACTTCGACGAGGCATCCAGGCTCAGGGCCGCAGGCCAATATTCCAACGCCCTCCCTCGGATTGAACGTGCACTCGCACTCCGGGAGGCCGTGCTGGGGGAATCGCATCCCGATGTCGCCTCCTGCCTGATTCTGATGGGTGACATTCATTGGCAACAAGGAGACTTGGTTACGACCGAGCCTCTCTTTCTGCGTGCGCTCGCCATCCGCGAGGCCGCCTTTGGCAAGAGCCATCCCGAGGTCGCCCAACCGCTCAACGGCCTCGCCTCCATATACATTGACCAGGGCCTGTATGACCAGGCTGAGCCCCTTTGCCTGCGCGCGATTGCCATTCAAGAAGCCGCTCCCAACGACAAACACCCCGGTTTTGCCCTCTCACTCAACAACCTCGCCAAGCTCTACCATGAACAGGGATTGTATGGCCAAGCCGAGCCCTTCTACCTGCGTGCACTGGCCATCCTGGATGCACCCCTCGGAAAGAGTCACCCCCACGTTGTCCTTCCTCTCACCAATCTCGCCACCCTCTACACGCATCAGGGGGCGTACAGCCGCGCCGAGCCCCTCCTCCTGCGCGCACTCTCGATTCAGGAAGCCACACTCGGCAACAACCACCCCTCTCTCGTCATTACGCTCATCAACCTCGGCAACCTCTATTCAAATCAAGGGCTTTACGACCGGGCCGAACCCCTTTTCTTGCGCTCACACTCTCTCGCGGAAACAGCTCTCGGCAAAAACCACACCTCTGTCGCCACCGCTCTCAACAACCTCGCTGTCATTTATCAGGATCAAGGCCTTTATGACCGAGCTGTCCTCTCCTTACAGCGTGCGCTCGCCATCTGGGAGGCCTCTCTCGGCAGCCAGCACCCCGTGGTCGCCACCGCTCTCAGCAATCTCGCGGTTCTCTATTCCAATCAGGGATTGTACGACCAGGCGGAGGCCCTCTTGCAACGCGTCCTCTCCCTTTCGGAGACTGCCTTCGACAAACACCACCCTCTTATCGCCGAATCTCTCCACAACCTCGCCAATCTCTATTCTCTGCAAGGCTTGTACGCACAAGCCGAGCCTCTTCACCGCCGCGCACTCGCACTTCGAGAAGCCTCTCTCGGCCACTCTCACCCCCTCGTCGCTGCCTCCCTCCACAGCCTCGCGGTCCTCTACCAATCACGGGGCTTGTATGGCCGCGCAGCGCCTCTCCACCAGCGCTCGATCGCACTCCGCGAAGCCGCCTTTGGCCACGCTCACCCGGATGTCGCACTCTCCCTCAACCACCTCGCTCAGCTTCGTCTGGCACAGCATCGCCTCTCCGACGCCCTTCCTCTCCTCTCTCGCTCCTTCTCCATGTCCGAGCGCCGCCTTCGCCGTGAAGCCCTCGACTTCTCAGAATCCCGCCTCTCCTCCTTCCTCTCTCATCTCCGCTCTGACGAGCAACGGCTCTATTCCCTTCTCCGCGATCACCCTCGGGACGCCCGCGTTCAACGCCTCGCCCTCAGCGCCGCCCTTTTGCTCAAGGGCCGCTCTGTCTCAGAGACCGCACACATCTCTCGTACCCTCTTGCTCAGCTTGAGTGCCGAAGACCGCGATTCCTTCGAGCGCCTGCGCAGCCTTCGCACTCAACTGGCCTCCCTCTCCTTCTCGGGCCCAGGCGATCTCTCCCCTGAGGCCTATCAGCAACGCCTCCAATCTTTCGCCCTGGAGGGCGACTCCCTCGAGACGGAACTCGCCAAACGCTCCGCTCCCCTTCGCGCTCTCTCCTCTCTTCCTTCCCCTGACGACATTGTCCACCGCGTCGCCTCCTCCCTCCCCAAGGACTCCGCTCTCGTCGAATTCATCGCCTACAAAGACAGCCCCCTCCTTCCCTCTCCCGACACCGCCTCCCGGATGCGCTACCTGGCACTGGTCCTCTTCCCCAATTCCTCCATCCGCTCCGTGGACCTGGGACCCTCTTCTCCCATTGACCTTGCCGCTTCTCGCCTTCGCGATGCTCTGGCTGACCAAGACGCCTCTTTCCAATCCTCTTCCCAGGAACTCTACCGGCGCGCCTTCCTCCCTCTCCTTCCCCTGCTCGGCTCCACCCGCCGCCTCTTCCTTTCTCCTGACAGCCAGTTGAACCTCGTCCCCTTTTCCGCACTCCACGACGGCCACGCCTTCCTCCTGGACTCCTTCGACTTCTCCTATCTGACCTCCGGCCGGGAACTGCTGCCTCGCCCCCAGGACCTCATCCCCTCCTCTTCCATCTTCGTCCTCGCCGACCCTGACTTCGCTGCTCCTTCTCCCGCCCCGCCTCCCGGTGCCCCTCCTTCCCCCACACGCTCTCCGCTTCCAAACTCCCTCCAGCGCTTCTTTTCGACGCCTCACCTGGATGTGCTCAGAGAGGCCTGGGTGTCCCTGCCAGGCACTCGCTTGGAGGCCCAAGCCATTCAGCGCCTGCTTCCTCAGGCTCAGCTCTTTCTGGGCTCAGACGCCTCCAAAGAAAGACTTCTGGACCTGCCCACCCCGGGCATTCTCCATCTGGCCACCCATGGCTTTTTCCTCGGCAATTCTCCCTCCTCACCTGATTCCCGGGGCTTGGCCTTCGTCGATTCCCTGGGCGGTCCTCCTGCCCCCCAGCAGGAGCCTTTGCTCAACTCCGGCCTCGTCCTCTCCGGCGCTCTGTCCTCGGCTCCTGACGCCTCTTCTCTCCGTTCCGAGGCTTCTCTCGTCACCGCTTTGGAACTGGCTGGGCTCAACCTCTGGGGCACTCAGCTCGTTGTCCTTTCCGCCTGCGACACGGGCCGCGGCGAGATCCACCTCGGTCAGGGCGTCTTCGGCCTTCGCCGCGCCCTCGTGGCCGCTGGCGCTGAAACCGTCCTCGTCAGCCTTTGGAAGGTCAACGACGACTCCACCCGCCTTCTCATGGATCTCTACTACCGCAACCTCTTGAACGGCCTGGGCCGCGCCTCCGCTTTGCGCGAGGCCATGCGCGTGTTCTGGACGACCCATCCCCATCCTCATGATTGGGCTCCCTTTATTGCGCTGGGCAGCGATGCCCCCCTTCGAGCCATCTCTCCAGCCCTTCCCCCAAAGCCAAAGGCTTTGACTGTAAGGAGGCACTCAAGCTCGACAACCTGTGTAGAGCGATAG
- a CDS encoding SDR family NAD(P)-dependent oxidoreductase, giving the protein MKLVSTSAIVTGAGQGIGLAIAARLMGDGANVLLFGRTREKVEVAAEGLNRTLAGRTRAVPFVGDVVRAADVSQAIETATREFGLPGILVNNAGTGALSPIIHMPEEEFDQILAINLKGPFLFTKALGRALVDAKQPGSIVNISSLNQTGVTDGLAHYCASKAGLANFTKVTASELGRYGIRANIVAPGVIRTPLAEAAGLQTEAMMREFLNRTPLGKPLGEPEDVAKVVSFLCSDLASWVTGETIAVDGGNHIRGVHSYLDTLGITSPGGG; this is encoded by the coding sequence ATGAAGCTCGTATCGACCAGTGCCATTGTGACGGGAGCGGGACAGGGAATCGGGTTGGCAATCGCCGCGCGGCTCATGGGGGACGGCGCCAACGTTCTCCTCTTCGGCCGTACCCGGGAGAAGGTGGAGGTCGCCGCCGAGGGGCTCAATCGAACCCTGGCGGGGCGCACGCGGGCCGTGCCCTTCGTGGGAGATGTGGTCCGAGCCGCGGACGTGTCCCAGGCGATCGAGACCGCCACGCGTGAGTTCGGTCTGCCGGGCATCCTGGTGAACAACGCCGGGACGGGCGCCCTCTCGCCGATCATCCACATGCCGGAAGAGGAGTTCGATCAGATCCTGGCCATCAACCTGAAAGGACCCTTCCTCTTCACCAAGGCTCTCGGGCGGGCGCTCGTGGACGCGAAGCAGCCCGGCTCCATCGTCAACATCTCGTCGTTGAACCAGACGGGCGTGACAGATGGGCTCGCCCACTACTGCGCCTCCAAGGCGGGGCTCGCGAACTTCACGAAGGTCACGGCCTCGGAGCTGGGCCGCTACGGCATCCGCGCCAACATCGTCGCTCCGGGCGTCATCCGCACACCCCTGGCCGAGGCGGCCGGTCTGCAGACGGAGGCCATGATGAGGGAGTTCCTCAACCGGACGCCGCTCGGCAAGCCGCTCGGCGAGCCGGAGGACGTGGCGAAGGTGGTGTCGTTCCTGTGCAGCGATCTCGCGTCGTGGGTCACCGGTGAAACCATCGCCGTCGACGGCGGCAACCACATCCGCGGAGTCCACAGCTACCTGGACACGCTGGGCATCACCAGCCCCGGGGGGGGCTGA
- a CDS encoding HIT family protein yields MVSNALAFALRDTHPVSPGHTLVIPHRLVATWFEATQEEQRALFALVEEVRRELDSSHKPDGYNVGFNVGEAAGQTVFHLHVHVIPRYRGDMEDPRGGVRHVIPAKGNYLLGR; encoded by the coding sequence GTGGTCTCCAACGCTCTGGCCTTCGCCCTCCGGGACACCCATCCGGTGAGTCCGGGGCACACGCTGGTCATTCCCCACCGGCTGGTGGCCACTTGGTTCGAGGCGACGCAGGAGGAGCAGCGGGCCCTCTTCGCGCTCGTGGAGGAGGTCCGGCGCGAGCTGGACAGCAGCCACAAGCCCGACGGGTACAACGTGGGGTTCAACGTGGGGGAGGCGGCTGGGCAGACGGTGTTCCATCTGCACGTGCACGTCATCCCTCGGTACCGGGGCGACATGGAGGATCCGCGCGGCGGTGTGCGGCATGTCATCCCGGCCAAGGGCAACTACTTGCTGGGCCGGTAG
- a CDS encoding NAD(P)H-dependent glycerol-3-phosphate dehydrogenase, whose product MRVCVLGSGPFGTSLANVLAVHCEQVWLWGRNGQVVESINERHENSAYLAGIPLSPRIRATLQLEEALQSAGLVVSAVPSHATRNVMRAALPSLPAGVPILTVSKAIEPETLFTMTQMLKDCLPPSFHPFIGILSGPSFAQELARGLPTTMTIAAEDEALARYCQRLFQTQTLRTYTNTDVIGVEIGGALKNVIAIAVGMIEGLGFGFNTRSAIITLGLAEISRLAVHLGADPRTLSGLSGMGDLVLTCTGELSRSWQVGFELAKDRALEDIFRSIKKPMIEGVKTAQSAHALSLRTGVELPICHQVYLVTYHQKRAQAAMTEVIDRQFRELPRGP is encoded by the coding sequence ATGCGTGTCTGTGTTCTCGGCTCTGGCCCCTTTGGGACCTCCCTGGCCAACGTGCTGGCCGTGCATTGTGAGCAGGTGTGGCTGTGGGGCCGGAATGGCCAGGTGGTGGAAAGCATCAACGAGCGGCACGAGAACAGCGCCTACTTGGCGGGCATCCCGTTGTCCCCGCGGATCCGGGCGACCCTCCAATTGGAGGAGGCGCTCCAGTCCGCGGGGCTCGTGGTCTCCGCCGTGCCCTCGCACGCCACCCGGAACGTGATGCGGGCGGCGCTTCCGTCGCTTCCAGCAGGCGTTCCCATTCTCACGGTGTCCAAGGCGATCGAGCCTGAGACGCTCTTCACGATGACGCAGATGCTGAAGGACTGTTTGCCCCCGTCTTTCCATCCCTTCATCGGGATCCTGTCCGGGCCATCCTTCGCCCAGGAACTGGCGCGGGGGCTGCCCACGACGATGACGATCGCCGCCGAGGATGAGGCGCTGGCGCGCTATTGTCAGCGGCTGTTTCAGACCCAGACGTTGCGCACCTACACCAACACGGATGTCATCGGGGTCGAGATCGGCGGGGCATTGAAGAATGTCATCGCCATCGCGGTGGGGATGATCGAGGGGCTGGGATTCGGGTTCAATACGCGCTCGGCCATCATCACCCTGGGGTTGGCGGAGATCTCCCGGTTGGCGGTGCACCTGGGGGCGGACCCGCGAACCCTCAGTGGCTTGTCCGGCATGGGGGATCTGGTGCTGACGTGTACGGGAGAGCTGTCCCGAAGCTGGCAGGTGGGCTTCGAGCTGGCCAAGGACCGTGCGCTGGAGGACATCTTCCGCTCCATCAAGAAGCCCATGATCGAAGGGGTGAAGACCGCGCAGAGCGCCCATGCGCTTTCGCTGCGCACAGGGGTGGAGCTTCCCATTTGCCATCAGGTATACCTCGTCACGTACCACCAGAAGCGGGCCCAGGCCGCGATGACGGAGGTCATTGACCGGCAGTTCCGGGAGCTTCCGCGCGGGCCCTGA